In one window of Paenarthrobacter nicotinovorans DNA:
- the tsaD gene encoding tRNA (adenosine(37)-N6)-threonylcarbamoyltransferase complex transferase subunit TsaD → MSGLNRQQPLVLGIESSCDETGVGIVRGTTLLTNTVSSSMDEHVRFGGVIPEIASRAHLDAFVPTLQESLLEAGVTLDEIDAIAVTSGPGLAGALMVGVCAAKALAVATGKPLYAINHLVAHVGVGLLDQRRTPEGKPDAGAAAGLGAGQLPENLGALLVSGGHTEILRIRSITDDVELLGSTIDDAAGEAYDKVARILGLGYPGGPAIDKLARQGNPKSIRFPRGLTQPKYMGTAEEKGPHRYDWSFSGLKTAVARCVEQFEARGEEVPVADIAAAFQEAVVDVITSKAVLACKENGITDLLLGGGVAANSRLRELTGLRCTSAGIRLHVPPLDLCTDNGAMVAALGAQLIMAGIDPSGVEFAPDSSMPVTTVSVPAQAAGPGR, encoded by the coding sequence GTGAGCGGCCTTAATCGACAGCAGCCGCTGGTGCTCGGCATCGAGTCGTCCTGCGACGAGACCGGTGTGGGCATCGTCCGCGGGACAACGTTGCTGACCAACACTGTGTCTTCCTCCATGGACGAGCACGTGCGTTTTGGCGGCGTCATCCCGGAAATCGCTTCGCGGGCGCACCTGGACGCCTTCGTGCCCACGTTGCAGGAGTCGCTGCTTGAAGCCGGGGTCACCCTGGACGAGATCGACGCCATTGCCGTAACGTCCGGCCCGGGCCTCGCCGGGGCGCTCATGGTGGGTGTTTGTGCTGCGAAGGCCCTGGCGGTTGCCACGGGGAAGCCGCTCTACGCGATCAACCATTTGGTGGCGCACGTTGGCGTTGGCTTGCTGGATCAAAGGCGAACCCCGGAAGGAAAGCCCGACGCCGGTGCTGCCGCCGGCCTGGGTGCGGGGCAGTTGCCGGAGAACCTCGGGGCGCTCCTGGTGTCCGGGGGCCACACTGAAATCCTGCGCATCCGGAGCATCACGGACGATGTCGAGCTGCTGGGTTCAACCATCGATGACGCCGCCGGGGAGGCTTACGACAAAGTGGCGCGCATCCTTGGTCTGGGCTATCCGGGCGGACCCGCAATCGACAAACTGGCACGCCAGGGCAACCCCAAATCCATCCGCTTCCCGCGTGGCCTGACGCAACCCAAGTACATGGGGACCGCCGAGGAGAAGGGGCCGCACCGTTATGACTGGTCTTTCAGCGGTCTGAAAACCGCGGTGGCCCGCTGCGTGGAACAGTTCGAGGCCCGCGGCGAGGAAGTGCCGGTGGCGGATATCGCTGCCGCGTTCCAGGAAGCCGTAGTGGATGTCATCACCTCAAAGGCGGTTCTGGCCTGTAAAGAGAACGGCATCACGGACCTCCTGCTGGGCGGCGGCGTGGCTGCCAATTCCCGGCTCCGGGAACTGACCGGACTGCGCTGTACCTCGGCCGGGATCAGGCTTCACGTTCCGCCGCTGGATCTGTGCACGGACAACGGGGCCATGGTGGCGGCGCTGGGCGCCCAGCTGATCATGGCCGGCATCGACCCCAGCGGAGTGGAGTTCGCACCGGATTCCTCCATGCCTGTCACCACAGTGTCAGTACCTGCCCAGGCTGCCGGCCCGGGCAGGTAA
- the groL gene encoding chaperonin GroEL (60 kDa chaperone family; promotes refolding of misfolded polypeptides especially under stressful conditions; forms two stacked rings of heptamers to form a barrel-shaped 14mer; ends can be capped by GroES; misfolded proteins enter the barrel where they are refolded when GroES binds) — protein sequence MAKQLAFNDAARRSLEAGIDKLANTVKVTLGPRGRNVVLDKKWGAPTITNDGVTIAREVELDDPYENLGAQLAKEVATKTNDVAGDGTTTATVLAQALVKEGLRNVAAGAAPGEIKRGIEVAVEAVAARLLENAREVEGTQVANVAAISAQSDEVGELLAEAFGKVGKDGVITIEESSTTQTELVLTEGMQFDKGYLSPYFVTDAERQEAVLEDALILINQGKISSLQDFLPLLEKALQANKPLFIIAEDIEGEALSTLIVNRIRGTLNVVAVKAPGFGDRRKAMLQDIATLTGAQVVSPDLGLTLDSVGLEVLGTARRITVTKDNTTIVDGAGSAQDVADRVAQLRAELTRTDSDWDKEKLQERLAKLAGGIGVIKVGAATEVELKEKKHRIEDAVSSTRAALEEGIVSGGGSALIHALKALDESQAVKDLEGDAAAAVGIVRRALVQPLRWIAQNAGFDGFVVTAKVSELEANHGFNAKSGEYEDLIAAGVIDPVKVTRSALRNAASIAALVLTTETLVAEKPAEEEDAHAGHQH from the coding sequence ATGGCAAAGCAGCTTGCTTTTAACGATGCTGCCCGCCGGTCTCTTGAGGCCGGTATCGACAAGCTCGCCAACACTGTCAAGGTGACGCTGGGCCCGCGCGGCCGCAACGTCGTCCTGGACAAGAAGTGGGGCGCCCCCACGATCACCAACGATGGTGTCACCATCGCCCGTGAAGTTGAGCTTGACGACCCCTACGAGAACCTTGGCGCCCAGCTTGCCAAGGAAGTAGCCACCAAGACCAATGACGTTGCCGGTGACGGCACCACTACGGCAACCGTGCTGGCCCAGGCCCTGGTCAAGGAAGGCCTGCGCAACGTTGCTGCCGGCGCAGCTCCCGGCGAGATCAAGCGCGGCATCGAAGTTGCAGTGGAAGCCGTCGCTGCACGCCTCCTGGAGAATGCCCGCGAAGTCGAAGGCACCCAGGTAGCCAACGTCGCAGCCATCTCCGCGCAGAGCGATGAAGTCGGCGAGCTCCTCGCCGAGGCCTTCGGCAAGGTAGGCAAGGATGGTGTCATCACCATCGAAGAGTCCTCCACCACGCAGACCGAGCTGGTCCTGACCGAGGGCATGCAGTTCGACAAGGGCTACCTCTCCCCGTACTTCGTCACCGACGCAGAACGCCAGGAAGCTGTCCTCGAAGACGCCCTCATCCTGATCAACCAGGGCAAGATCTCCTCGCTGCAGGACTTCCTGCCGCTGCTCGAGAAGGCCCTGCAGGCCAACAAGCCCCTCTTCATCATCGCTGAGGACATCGAAGGCGAAGCCCTTTCCACCCTGATCGTCAACCGTATCCGCGGCACGCTCAACGTCGTTGCCGTCAAGGCTCCGGGCTTCGGCGATCGCCGCAAGGCCATGCTCCAGGACATCGCTACGTTGACCGGTGCGCAGGTAGTTTCCCCGGACCTGGGCCTGACGCTGGACTCCGTTGGCCTCGAGGTACTCGGTACCGCCCGCCGCATCACGGTCACCAAGGACAACACCACCATCGTTGACGGTGCCGGTTCGGCCCAGGACGTTGCCGACCGCGTTGCACAGCTCCGCGCTGAGCTGACCCGGACGGATTCCGACTGGGACAAGGAAAAGCTGCAGGAACGCCTGGCCAAGCTCGCTGGCGGCATCGGCGTCATCAAGGTTGGCGCAGCCACCGAGGTTGAGCTGAAGGAAAAGAAGCACCGCATTGAGGACGCCGTTTCCTCGACGCGTGCAGCCCTCGAAGAAGGCATCGTTTCCGGTGGCGGTTCCGCCCTGATCCACGCCCTGAAGGCCCTGGACGAGTCCCAGGCAGTCAAGGACCTCGAAGGTGACGCTGCGGCCGCTGTAGGCATCGTTCGCCGCGCACTGGTCCAGCCGCTGCGCTGGATCGCGCAGAACGCCGGCTTCGACGGTTTCGTGGTCACCGCCAAGGTTTCCGAACTCGAAGCCAACCACGGCTTCAACGCCAAGTCCGGCGAGTACGAGGACCTGATCGCCGCCGGCGTGATCGACCCCGTCAAGGTCACCCGCTCTGCACTCCGCAACGCCGCTTCCATCGCTGCCTTGGTTCTCACCACCGAGACCCTGGTTGCCGAGAAGCCCGCTGAGGAAGAAGACGCACACGCAGGCCACCAGCACTAA
- the groES gene encoding co-chaperone GroES: MSVSIKPLEDRIVVRPLEAEQTTASGLVIPDSAQEKPQEGEVVAIGPGRFDDNGNRVPVDVAVGDVVIYSKYGGTEVKTGGSEYLVLSARDVLAIVVK; this comes from the coding sequence GTGTCGGTCTCGATTAAGCCTCTTGAGGATCGTATTGTTGTTCGCCCGCTCGAAGCAGAGCAGACCACGGCTTCCGGCCTGGTTATTCCGGACTCCGCGCAGGAGAAGCCGCAGGAAGGCGAAGTTGTTGCAATCGGCCCCGGCCGCTTCGATGACAACGGCAACCGCGTACCGGTTGACGTAGCTGTTGGCGACGTCGTCATCTACTCCAAGTACGGTGGAACCGAAGTCAAGACCGGCGGCAGCGAGTACCTCGTTCTGTCCGCCCGCGACGTCCTTGCGATCGTCGTAAAGTAA
- a CDS encoding acyltransferase family protein, with amino-acid sequence MLCASRFKELPNVTTPAITAPAHRGRRASGPVGKSKFRPEIQGLRSLAVLMVVSYHIWIGRVSGGVDVFLLISAFLMTLQFTGRYKQGRPMDLLRHWLHLFRRLLPAVVVVLLGTLTATFVLLPPTRWAEIVQQAWASLFYYENWLLQQLAVDYYATDHSMASPVQHFWSLSIQGQVFIIWPVIFAAVALLCRRFALRYRATLVYVFAIIFLVSFVYSIIFTATNQAVAYFDTFARLWEFALGTLLALVLPGLNFSKPVRVLMGWIGVIAMLTCGIVLQVQTAFPGFVALWPTLAAVAVIAAGQTGSRFGVDRILSSKFLVRLGDNSYALYLWHWPILVIALGWSGKEHAGWLSGTAIIALSLTLAFLTTKYIEKPFRQWKWPEMKRRRSFIAIVACLAVVTAPLMGFQYRQDLEQQAAEARMVFDNPGAKALLPTYVNEVAPNALTQPTAERIGRDWAKLPDGCSGDTKPESQLLRDNCQQNNVGSDATKTVLVLGNSHSQQWLAALGQMAEEHHWRLYALLYGACPFATDDSDVEPECNEFNREVRKHIEEHAPDAIFTVGTKAEPSEPDEKLTHGFEALVSEVTARGTEVVAVRDNPRFTYSLTDCTLSKGVDSPDCRPLKADVLADPSPFEEVMGKYQDLFLIDMTDLICIGLYCPPIIGNTFVYLDDNHLTKTYVKSMTDMLDERWFAATGWQR; translated from the coding sequence ATGCTTTGTGCCAGCCGCTTTAAGGAACTGCCTAACGTGACTACCCCAGCGATTACAGCCCCTGCCCACCGCGGTAGGCGGGCTTCCGGTCCCGTTGGAAAGTCCAAGTTCCGCCCTGAAATCCAAGGTCTCAGGTCACTGGCCGTCCTCATGGTGGTGAGCTATCACATCTGGATCGGCCGGGTTTCCGGAGGGGTGGATGTCTTCCTCCTCATCTCCGCGTTCCTCATGACCCTGCAGTTCACGGGCCGTTATAAACAGGGCCGCCCCATGGACCTCCTGCGGCACTGGCTGCACCTGTTCAGGCGGCTGCTGCCCGCCGTCGTGGTTGTCCTTCTGGGAACGCTGACAGCCACCTTCGTCCTCCTGCCACCTACCCGGTGGGCTGAAATTGTCCAGCAGGCCTGGGCGTCCTTGTTCTACTACGAGAACTGGCTGCTCCAACAGCTTGCGGTGGACTACTACGCCACGGACCACAGCATGGCCAGCCCGGTGCAACACTTCTGGTCACTGTCCATCCAGGGCCAGGTGTTCATCATCTGGCCGGTGATCTTCGCAGCGGTCGCGCTTCTGTGCCGCCGCTTTGCCCTCAGGTACCGGGCGACCCTCGTGTACGTCTTCGCCATAATTTTCCTGGTCTCGTTCGTTTACTCCATCATCTTCACGGCCACCAACCAGGCTGTGGCGTACTTCGATACCTTCGCCCGTCTGTGGGAATTTGCCTTGGGCACCTTGCTGGCCCTGGTGCTGCCGGGCTTGAACTTCTCCAAACCCGTCCGCGTACTGATGGGCTGGATCGGCGTCATTGCCATGCTCACCTGCGGCATCGTGCTGCAGGTCCAGACGGCTTTCCCGGGTTTCGTGGCATTGTGGCCCACCCTGGCAGCCGTCGCCGTCATCGCGGCAGGCCAGACCGGCAGCCGCTTCGGTGTCGACCGGATCCTGAGCTCCAAGTTCCTGGTCCGCCTGGGCGACAATTCCTACGCCTTGTACCTCTGGCACTGGCCCATCCTGGTCATCGCGCTGGGCTGGAGCGGCAAAGAGCACGCTGGATGGCTTTCCGGCACGGCCATCATCGCCCTCTCGCTGACGCTGGCGTTCCTCACCACCAAGTACATCGAGAAGCCCTTCCGCCAGTGGAAGTGGCCCGAGATGAAGCGCCGCCGTTCGTTCATCGCGATCGTCGCCTGCCTTGCCGTGGTCACTGCGCCCCTGATGGGCTTTCAATACAGGCAGGACCTTGAACAGCAGGCCGCTGAAGCCCGGATGGTCTTCGACAATCCCGGCGCCAAGGCACTGCTGCCCACGTATGTGAACGAGGTTGCCCCCAACGCCCTCACCCAGCCCACCGCGGAACGGATCGGGCGCGACTGGGCCAAGCTTCCGGACGGTTGCTCCGGTGATACCAAACCGGAGTCGCAGCTGCTGCGCGACAACTGCCAGCAGAACAACGTGGGCTCTGATGCCACCAAGACTGTCCTCGTCCTGGGCAACTCGCATTCCCAGCAATGGCTGGCCGCGCTGGGCCAGATGGCTGAAGAACACCACTGGCGCTTGTATGCCTTGCTGTACGGGGCCTGCCCGTTTGCGACCGACGATTCCGATGTCGAGCCCGAGTGCAATGAGTTCAACAGGGAAGTGCGCAAACACATTGAGGAGCACGCCCCCGACGCCATCTTCACGGTGGGCACCAAGGCCGAACCCTCGGAGCCGGACGAGAAGCTGACGCATGGATTCGAGGCACTCGTCTCTGAAGTCACGGCCCGCGGCACTGAGGTCGTCGCAGTACGGGACAATCCCAGGTTCACCTACAGCCTGACGGACTGCACCCTTTCGAAGGGAGTGGACAGCCCGGACTGCCGGCCGCTGAAAGCGGACGTACTGGCAGATCCGAGCCCCTTTGAGGAAGTCATGGGCAAGTACCAGGACCTGTTCCTGATCGACATGACAGACCTGATCTGCATCGGCCTCTATTGTCCGCCCATCATCGGCAATACCTTCGTCTACCTGGACGACAACCACTTGACCAAGACCTATGTGAAGAGCATGACGGACATGCTTGATGAGAGGTGGTTTGCCGCGACGGGGTGGCAACGATGA
- a CDS encoding GTP-binding protein, whose product MHLTIVSSLDSQCREAATERLGRTHANSVVVLHDLLDGSLVLRRVYRNGRLFERGTTVLEHGCLSCTVRLDVVPTAERLAACGFDHVVLGLPPGVAAGMAVAELRSGLSRPAVIDNAVLALDPAELDDHIWDRHTLFESGFTSMPQDERTSGEFLVGEFGHVDTVMTYPGLGAVLTGDPREGSPQWVSGVELLGELAPHATVAAAADDFRPGCFDPAEAAARNRPGVVRVPLAETEGSFRTVLHRAARPLHPGRFREALPRLAVGMHWMRGRLWIASAPTKRIAVQGIGPRIWLESAGNWMADSTEAAPMGEGLRGEVGADVDAFLDWHPSHGDRGTVLAITGRADDVDAAEIRELLEGCQLTEAEMAMDADAWDDPLELSDAL is encoded by the coding sequence ATGCACCTCACGATCGTCAGTTCCTTGGACAGCCAATGCCGTGAGGCAGCCACCGAAAGGCTGGGGCGGACCCATGCCAATTCCGTGGTGGTCCTCCACGATCTCCTGGATGGCTCACTGGTCCTGCGGCGCGTTTACCGCAACGGCCGGTTGTTCGAACGCGGGACGACGGTCCTGGAGCACGGTTGCCTGAGCTGCACCGTCCGGCTTGACGTGGTCCCGACGGCGGAACGACTCGCCGCCTGCGGCTTCGACCACGTCGTCCTGGGCCTGCCGCCAGGCGTCGCAGCCGGAATGGCCGTGGCGGAGCTCCGCAGTGGGCTCAGCCGCCCGGCGGTCATCGACAACGCCGTGCTCGCCTTGGACCCCGCAGAGTTGGACGACCACATCTGGGACCGTCACACCCTGTTTGAGTCCGGCTTCACGTCCATGCCCCAGGACGAGCGGACCAGTGGCGAATTCCTGGTCGGCGAATTCGGACACGTGGACACCGTGATGACCTATCCGGGATTGGGTGCCGTGCTGACGGGGGATCCCCGCGAGGGTTCGCCGCAGTGGGTGTCGGGGGTGGAGTTGCTCGGCGAATTGGCACCCCATGCAACCGTTGCCGCAGCGGCCGATGATTTCCGGCCGGGCTGCTTCGACCCCGCCGAAGCAGCTGCCCGCAACCGTCCCGGCGTCGTGCGTGTGCCCCTGGCTGAAACGGAAGGTTCCTTCCGGACCGTGCTCCATCGGGCTGCCCGGCCACTTCATCCGGGCCGTTTCAGGGAGGCGCTTCCGCGCTTGGCTGTCGGCATGCACTGGATGCGGGGCCGCCTGTGGATCGCCTCCGCTCCCACCAAGCGGATAGCTGTCCAAGGCATCGGTCCACGGATCTGGCTCGAAAGCGCGGGCAACTGGATGGCCGATTCCACGGAAGCAGCCCCCATGGGAGAAGGCCTGCGCGGAGAAGTGGGTGCCGACGTCGACGCTTTCCTCGACTGGCACCCCAGCCACGGGGACCGCGGAACCGTCCTGGCCATCACTGGGCGGGCCGACGATGTTGACGCCGCGGAAATCCGTGAACTCCTGGAAGGCTGCCAGCTGACGGAGGCCGAAATGGCCATGGATGCCGACGCGTGGGATGACCCCCTGGAACTCAGCGACGCCCTCTAA
- a CDS encoding glutamate--cysteine ligase codes for MQIDFAPSRQSTLGVEWELALVNARTGELVSVANDVLKGVAANHPDLNEDDEHPHIKRELLLNTVELVTGICETVNEAKEDLSRSLAAVREVTDPMGVEVFCAGSHPFSPPLLQPVTDKERYAKLIERTQWWGRQMVIYGVHVHVGIDRKEKVLPVLDGLVNYFPHFQALSASSPYWAGEETGYASQRALMFQQLPTAGLPFQFETWEAYESYVQDMFTTGVIDSTSEIRWDIRPVANLGTIEMRICDGLATLEEVGAIAALTQCLVDEFSSILDAGGSIPTMPPWHVQENKWRAARYGMEAIIILDAAGNEQLVTEHLAETVARLEPVAARLGCSEELADVLKIVERGASYQRQRRVAAEHNGDLQAVVMDLVQQMRKGPDA; via the coding sequence GTGCAGATTGATTTTGCGCCATCCAGGCAATCGACACTGGGTGTGGAATGGGAGTTGGCGCTCGTCAATGCACGCACAGGGGAACTGGTATCCGTCGCGAACGACGTCCTGAAAGGCGTTGCGGCAAACCACCCGGACCTCAATGAGGACGACGAACACCCCCATATCAAGCGCGAACTGCTCCTCAACACGGTGGAACTCGTCACGGGCATCTGCGAGACCGTCAACGAAGCCAAAGAGGACCTCAGCCGGTCCCTCGCCGCAGTGCGCGAAGTCACCGATCCCATGGGTGTCGAAGTGTTTTGCGCCGGCAGCCACCCCTTCAGCCCTCCCCTGCTGCAGCCGGTCACCGACAAAGAGCGGTACGCCAAACTGATCGAGCGGACCCAATGGTGGGGACGCCAAATGGTCATCTACGGCGTTCACGTCCACGTGGGCATCGACAGGAAAGAAAAAGTCCTCCCCGTCCTGGATGGCCTGGTCAACTACTTTCCGCACTTCCAGGCATTGTCAGCTTCCAGCCCCTACTGGGCCGGTGAGGAAACAGGGTACGCATCACAACGCGCGCTCATGTTCCAGCAGCTTCCGACAGCCGGCCTGCCGTTCCAGTTCGAAACCTGGGAGGCGTACGAGTCCTACGTCCAGGACATGTTCACCACCGGAGTGATCGACTCAACCTCCGAAATCCGCTGGGACATCCGCCCGGTTGCCAACCTTGGCACCATCGAAATGCGCATCTGTGACGGCCTGGCAACCCTTGAGGAAGTCGGTGCCATCGCGGCCCTGACCCAGTGCCTGGTGGACGAATTCTCCTCCATTCTTGATGCCGGGGGCAGCATCCCCACCATGCCTCCGTGGCACGTGCAGGAAAACAAGTGGCGCGCTGCCCGCTACGGCATGGAAGCCATCATCATCCTCGATGCCGCGGGCAACGAGCAGCTCGTTACCGAGCACCTGGCCGAAACCGTCGCGCGGCTTGAGCCTGTGGCAGCCAGGCTTGGCTGCTCCGAAGAACTGGCCGATGTCCTGAAGATCGTCGAACGCGGTGCCAGCTACCAGCGGCAGCGCCGCGTCGCCGCCGAACACAACGGCGACCTGCAGGCAGTGGTCATGGACCTCGTCCAGCAGATGCGAAAAGGTCCCGACGCCTAG
- the ykgO gene encoding type B 50S ribosomal protein L36 translates to MKVRNSLRALKKIPGAQIVRRRGRTFVINKNTPRMKARQG, encoded by the coding sequence ATGAAGGTCCGAAACTCGCTGCGTGCACTCAAGAAGATCCCCGGGGCGCAAATCGTCCGCAGGCGTGGCCGCACGTTCGTCATCAACAAGAACACCCCGCGCATGAAGGCCCGCCAGGGCTGA
- a CDS encoding class I SAM-dependent methyltransferase, protein MPHAPQEQIAPLLTTEGWELLASLGPYREADAFSVNASLRKAGHSPELVAAVLTQSRLRTRAEAKFGEFARQMLFTQAGLEQATRLNVAARHADRFAQAGITHVADLGCGLGADSMAMASMDIAVTAVEMDETTAACAMINLMPFQHATVVHSDAESMDLEGIDGVWMDPARRTTSTSGTKRIWDPEAFSPPLSFVESVAATGRAVGVKMGPGIPHDSVPSGCEAQWVSVGGDVTEATLWFNSVARPGVRRAALLLGSQGAAEITSGEDFGGGPEAAVGPVEGFLYEPDGAVIRAGMVADVAERLGGHLVDEHIAYICAPELHDTPFARAYKVLDVMPYNVKALKAWVKSNGITVLDIKKRGTAVTPEELRKQLLPAKPAKDKDAKTATLVLTRIGEERVAVVVEPVTAQA, encoded by the coding sequence ATGCCTCATGCACCGCAGGAACAGATCGCACCTTTATTGACCACTGAAGGTTGGGAGCTTCTTGCCTCGCTGGGACCCTACCGTGAGGCTGATGCCTTCAGCGTCAATGCCAGCCTCCGCAAGGCCGGCCACTCCCCGGAACTCGTGGCCGCCGTCCTGACCCAATCACGCCTGCGGACCCGCGCCGAGGCGAAGTTCGGCGAATTCGCCCGGCAGATGCTGTTCACCCAGGCGGGCCTGGAGCAGGCAACCCGGCTGAACGTCGCCGCCCGCCACGCCGATCGTTTTGCCCAGGCCGGCATCACCCATGTGGCCGATCTCGGCTGCGGCCTCGGCGCCGATTCCATGGCGATGGCTTCCATGGACATTGCTGTCACCGCTGTGGAGATGGACGAAACCACCGCTGCCTGCGCCATGATCAACCTCATGCCTTTCCAGCATGCAACGGTGGTGCACTCGGACGCGGAATCAATGGACCTCGAGGGCATCGACGGCGTGTGGATGGACCCTGCCCGACGCACCACGTCCACGTCGGGAACCAAAAGAATCTGGGACCCGGAGGCGTTCTCGCCCCCGTTGTCCTTCGTGGAGAGCGTGGCGGCCACAGGGCGTGCGGTAGGGGTAAAGATGGGCCCGGGCATCCCCCACGACTCGGTGCCTTCGGGCTGCGAGGCCCAATGGGTCTCCGTTGGCGGCGATGTCACCGAGGCCACCCTGTGGTTCAACTCAGTAGCCCGCCCGGGCGTCCGCCGCGCCGCATTGCTCCTTGGCAGCCAGGGCGCCGCCGAAATCACCAGCGGCGAGGACTTCGGCGGTGGCCCGGAAGCCGCCGTCGGGCCTGTTGAAGGCTTTCTCTACGAACCCGACGGTGCGGTGATCCGCGCAGGCATGGTGGCCGACGTCGCCGAGCGGCTGGGCGGGCACCTGGTGGACGAGCACATCGCGTATATCTGCGCCCCGGAACTCCACGACACTCCGTTTGCCCGGGCCTACAAGGTGCTGGACGTCATGCCGTACAACGTCAAGGCCCTCAAGGCCTGGGTGAAGTCGAACGGCATCACCGTGTTGGATATCAAGAAGCGCGGCACGGCAGTGACACCCGAGGAACTGCGGAAGCAGCTGCTCCCCGCCAAACCCGCAAAGGACAAGGATGCGAAAACAGCCACCCTTGTCCTCACCAGGATCGGCGAGGAAAGAGTGGCTGTCGTGGTGGAACCGGTGACCGCCCAGGCTTAG
- the rimI gene encoding ribosomal protein S18-alanine N-acetyltransferase, giving the protein MKLSPKLELAGVSLRDMTEADIPAVEALERRLFPVDAWPLQMFFDELAQPETRRYVVAEAAGEIVAYAGLMCIEPIADVQTIAVVPEFEGRGIGSAVLAELIDEARRRRAADVLLEVRADNPRAQQLYVRFGFEQIHVRPRYYRDGTDALIMRLTLNEQHPSEGAPA; this is encoded by the coding sequence GTGAAATTGTCACCCAAACTGGAGCTCGCCGGGGTTTCCCTGCGCGACATGACCGAAGCCGACATCCCGGCCGTAGAGGCTTTGGAGCGCCGTTTGTTCCCTGTGGACGCATGGCCGCTGCAGATGTTCTTCGACGAACTGGCCCAGCCCGAAACCCGCCGTTACGTGGTGGCCGAGGCCGCAGGGGAGATCGTCGCTTATGCGGGATTGATGTGCATCGAGCCCATCGCGGACGTCCAGACGATCGCCGTCGTGCCTGAATTCGAAGGCCGGGGCATCGGCTCCGCGGTCCTTGCGGAGCTCATCGATGAGGCGCGGCGACGCCGCGCGGCAGACGTGTTGCTGGAAGTGCGGGCGGACAATCCCCGCGCGCAGCAACTCTATGTGCGTTTCGGGTTTGAGCAGATCCACGTCCGTCCCCGCTATTACCGCGACGGAACAGACGCCTTGATCATGAGGCTGACCTTGAACGAACAACACCCTTCCGAAGGAGCCCCAGCGTGA
- a CDS encoding shikimate 5-dehydrogenase → MPILNKDMSLCISLAARPSNIGTRFHNYLYDLLGLNFVYKAFAPADITLAVAGIRGLPIRGAAVSMPYKEAVIPLVDVMDPSAKAIDSVNTIVNNDGVLTAYNTDYIAIARLLKDHEVPSGHTVLLRGAGGMAKAVAAALRDAGFTAVTIVARNETTGRALADLYGFDWQDDVNGVTADLIINVTPLGMAGADETAQSFDDATIAAAQVVFDVVALPSETPLITAARAAGKPVITGAEVIAIQAEEQFVLYTGVRPTPGQVREASEFSRR, encoded by the coding sequence ATGCCCATCCTGAACAAAGACATGTCATTGTGCATTTCGCTCGCGGCCCGGCCCAGCAACATCGGGACGAGGTTCCATAACTATCTGTACGATCTGCTCGGCCTGAACTTTGTCTACAAGGCATTCGCCCCCGCGGACATCACCCTTGCGGTGGCGGGCATCCGCGGCCTCCCGATCCGGGGTGCCGCGGTGTCCATGCCCTACAAAGAGGCAGTCATTCCGCTGGTTGACGTCATGGATCCGTCGGCCAAGGCCATCGATTCGGTGAACACCATCGTGAACAACGACGGCGTCCTCACTGCCTACAACACCGATTACATCGCGATCGCCAGGCTTCTGAAGGACCATGAAGTCCCCAGCGGCCATACTGTCTTGCTCCGCGGCGCCGGGGGAATGGCCAAAGCTGTTGCGGCCGCCCTGAGGGACGCCGGGTTCACTGCCGTCACCATCGTGGCCCGCAACGAAACCACCGGCCGAGCGCTCGCCGACCTCTACGGCTTCGATTGGCAGGACGACGTCAACGGAGTCACCGCGGACCTCATCATCAACGTCACCCCGCTGGGCATGGCCGGCGCGGACGAAACCGCCCAGTCCTTTGACGACGCCACCATCGCAGCCGCGCAGGTGGTGTTCGATGTGGTGGCCCTTCCCTCCGAAACGCCGCTCATCACCGCCGCGCGCGCTGCGGGCAAGCCGGTCATCACAGGAGCCGAGGTCATCGCCATTCAGGCCGAGGAACAGTTCGTCCTGTACACCGGCGTTCGCCCGACGCCCGGCCAAGTACGGGAGGCCTCGGAATTCTCGCGTCGCTGA